One part of the Tunicatimonas pelagia genome encodes these proteins:
- a CDS encoding glycosyltransferase family 4 protein: MSTKFNIVVYGNLSASGKSGLSFFNYQVAKYLYDKNMLHQVYCLRIANQKHEIEIPADKIQTAHSHLPTKIKLALLRRLKKHTKYNERHLSEKIFDRFVSTIIDVEGVQVLFNLKPAVPLTTVKARSRQLFTVTLATIAHPQFNFKQIKKIEELYAIKDKSSYSNVSRMKKVCDTLNSSDLVIPKIGSSFISNTYTSHGVPQVHRLTKIAGIDTTTYLPRSNQPESRLPVKFVTVAQFNLIKGVPLLLDAWKKYWATLPGSAELHFIGRVDPTAQQLIEKCFSALPSVHYHPFSKQIHQDLLQYDVFIASSVSDLLPRTVLEAMACGLPVIASSHCGAADLIEPSVSGFIYDPFDTEELASLMRWFTEHHNQIMAMGKQGREKVEKLGFDNFLDEVCQVIEEKRRVVRDGVV, translated from the coding sequence GTGAGTACTAAATTTAATATTGTAGTTTATGGTAACCTATCAGCTTCGGGGAAATCAGGCTTATCGTTTTTTAATTATCAGGTAGCTAAGTATTTGTATGATAAGAATATGCTGCACCAAGTGTACTGCCTTAGAATTGCAAACCAAAAACACGAGATAGAGATTCCGGCTGACAAAATACAAACTGCACATAGTCACCTTCCTACGAAAATAAAGCTTGCGCTGCTAAGAAGACTTAAGAAGCACACCAAATACAACGAGCGGCATTTGAGCGAAAAAATATTTGATCGATTTGTGAGTACGATCATTGATGTAGAAGGAGTTCAAGTACTGTTTAATCTCAAGCCGGCCGTTCCACTAACCACAGTAAAAGCCCGTTCACGTCAACTCTTTACAGTTACGTTGGCCACAATAGCTCACCCCCAATTTAACTTTAAGCAGATTAAAAAGATTGAAGAGCTGTACGCTATCAAAGACAAATCATCGTACTCGAATGTATCGCGTATGAAGAAGGTCTGCGATACGCTCAACAGCAGTGATTTAGTAATTCCAAAAATTGGATCGAGCTTTATCAGCAATACGTACACTAGTCACGGCGTGCCGCAAGTGCATCGGCTAACGAAAATAGCAGGGATAGACACCACTACCTATCTGCCCCGAAGCAATCAGCCGGAATCTCGTTTACCCGTTAAGTTCGTTACGGTAGCTCAATTTAATTTAATTAAAGGCGTACCCTTGCTGCTAGATGCCTGGAAAAAATATTGGGCAACCCTGCCCGGTTCTGCTGAACTGCACTTTATTGGCAGGGTTGATCCGACTGCTCAGCAGTTGATTGAGAAGTGTTTTTCGGCATTGCCATCGGTACATTACCACCCCTTTTCGAAGCAAATCCACCAGGACCTTCTCCAGTACGATGTCTTTATTGCATCTTCGGTATCAGATCTGCTCCCGCGCACGGTACTGGAAGCAATGGCTTGCGGGCTTCCGGTTATTGCATCGTCTCACTGCGGTGCTGCCGATTTAATAGAGCCATCAGTTAGTGGGTTCATCTACGATCCTTTTGATACCGAAGAATTAGCTTCGCTCATGAGGTGGTTTACCGAACACCATAACCAGATAATGGCTATGGGAAAGCAGGGCCGGGAGAAGGTAGAAAAGTTGGGGTTTGATAATTTCTTGGATGAAGTATGCCAAGTGATAGAAGAAAAACGTCGTGTAGTACGTGATGGTGTGGTTTAG
- a CDS encoding GumC family protein, with protein MNTEPTYVENTINFTLLFSQIRKKWYLFLICFLIIIPVALLFVKFGEKKYDAYGSVLISKQEFGSVGTDQVLVDDNRIIERSIILQDEIKRLNSFDLIHEALNTLDFGITYYTVESFWPDFLKESWLNETYHALPIDVVLDSSQVQLVGALVHLSIDESNNVTVRVDAEKSSIHNLATNQKVAEVEAVSFEETTKIGEPFSNEYLAMQIVPTSEVQPVGDYYFKISTSTSLANKYQDLLVAQPASTAAKAAPVESRVVNLSIETPIPEKGVTFLNALINTYISKDVQNKNQKGVTTVAFLEKEIAIIGDSLKKARSSFGEFRNKNNIVDLAQGKLLGLNKQNELEVEQSELENRLAYYKRTSRSLRNEGSLVTPSAAGISDRAFEELVMEHIALNARAKRALNYNNADNPLVNQIEQQLTILKGAISDNLDNAITTTQTNLRSVNRRLGQINSQVKALPDNEQEFDKLDRDVAYYQEKYDYLIRKKADSELALATNLPDVEIVDSVKISPEPVAPNGKLILMSALFLSLVLPFGFIVPSMFFGDNLVNKSDIEDHAEIPMLGVVSNGPKAGGLVAKSMPNTSVAESFEYIRINLQYYFRERNNQVIGITSSVEGEGKTFCATNLAWTFAEAGQKTLLIGCDFRRPKVDKYFKNDTLYGLANYLEKGFEIEKLFRPSSSPNLDIIFSGFSNESPIKLLEKPSLRELIERVKSEYDQIIVDTPPVGLVADYLILEQFFDLTLFVVRNNYTDRATIKGINEIQRKNQIKNLNLVLNGASSSGYGYVQSKSSYYRESASLKSRFKLS; from the coding sequence TTTGGAGAAAAGAAATATGATGCCTACGGTAGTGTTCTAATCAGTAAACAAGAGTTTGGTTCAGTAGGTACCGATCAGGTTTTAGTAGATGACAATCGGATTATTGAGCGAAGTATTATTCTACAAGATGAGATTAAGCGGTTAAACTCGTTCGACCTAATTCATGAAGCGTTGAATACGCTAGATTTTGGGATCACCTACTATACGGTAGAAAGTTTTTGGCCTGATTTTTTGAAGGAGAGTTGGTTAAATGAAACCTATCATGCATTGCCCATTGATGTGGTGCTCGATTCCAGCCAAGTGCAGTTAGTGGGAGCGTTAGTGCATCTGAGTATTGATGAGTCAAATAATGTTACCGTTCGGGTTGATGCTGAGAAATCTTCGATTCATAATTTAGCTACCAATCAGAAAGTAGCTGAGGTAGAAGCCGTAAGCTTTGAGGAGACTACCAAAATTGGCGAACCTTTTAGTAACGAATACCTCGCCATGCAGATAGTGCCAACCTCGGAGGTGCAGCCGGTAGGTGATTATTATTTCAAAATCAGTACATCTACCTCATTAGCCAATAAGTACCAAGATTTGCTAGTAGCCCAGCCGGCCAGTACGGCCGCAAAAGCTGCTCCAGTAGAGTCTCGGGTGGTAAACCTTAGCATAGAAACACCCATCCCCGAAAAAGGAGTGACCTTTCTGAATGCGCTAATCAACACCTACATCAGCAAAGACGTACAAAATAAAAACCAGAAGGGGGTAACCACTGTGGCTTTTCTGGAGAAAGAAATTGCTATCATTGGCGATTCTTTGAAGAAAGCCAGAAGTTCTTTCGGAGAATTTCGGAACAAAAATAATATTGTAGATTTAGCGCAAGGAAAGCTGCTTGGCCTGAACAAGCAGAATGAACTAGAGGTTGAACAGAGTGAGCTAGAGAATCGGTTAGCGTACTACAAAAGAACATCCCGATCACTACGCAACGAAGGCAGTCTGGTAACTCCCTCAGCGGCAGGTATTTCTGATCGTGCCTTTGAAGAGTTGGTGATGGAACATATTGCGTTGAATGCCCGGGCAAAGCGGGCACTGAACTATAATAACGCAGATAATCCGCTCGTCAATCAAATTGAGCAGCAGTTAACCATTCTCAAAGGTGCCATATCCGATAATCTTGACAATGCAATTACTACCACCCAAACCAACCTACGAAGCGTGAACCGCCGATTAGGTCAAATCAATTCTCAGGTAAAGGCTCTGCCTGATAATGAGCAAGAATTTGATAAACTAGATCGGGACGTAGCGTATTATCAAGAAAAATACGACTATCTGATACGCAAAAAGGCTGATTCTGAACTGGCACTGGCCACTAACTTGCCAGATGTGGAAATAGTTGATAGCGTGAAGATTTCTCCGGAACCGGTAGCTCCCAACGGCAAACTCATTTTAATGTCGGCACTGTTTTTATCATTGGTTCTTCCGTTTGGGTTCATTGTGCCGTCCATGTTCTTCGGAGATAATCTGGTAAATAAGTCAGATATTGAGGATCATGCCGAAATCCCGATGTTGGGCGTAGTTTCTAACGGGCCAAAGGCCGGAGGGCTGGTGGCGAAAAGTATGCCGAATACTTCAGTGGCTGAGTCTTTTGAATACATTCGTATCAATCTTCAGTACTACTTCCGGGAGCGAAACAATCAGGTAATTGGCATTACCTCCTCTGTTGAAGGAGAGGGTAAAACATTTTGTGCTACCAATCTGGCCTGGACATTTGCCGAGGCTGGACAAAAAACGTTACTCATTGGCTGCGATTTTCGTCGTCCTAAGGTAGATAAATACTTTAAAAACGATACGCTCTACGGACTGGCCAACTACCTGGAAAAAGGGTTTGAAATAGAAAAGCTGTTTCGCCCGTCTTCTTCGCCCAACCTAGACATCATTTTCTCCGGTTTCTCTAATGAAAGTCCTATTAAGCTGCTGGAAAAGCCATCGCTGCGAGAGCTAATTGAGCGGGTTAAGTCAGAATACGATCAAATCATTGTGGATACTCCACCCGTAGGGCTGGTAGCCGATTACCTAATTTTAGAGCAGTTTTTTGATCTAACCTTGTTTGTGGTTCGCAATAACTATACTGATAGGGCAACTATTAAAGGCATCAATGAAATTCAAAGGAAGAACCAAATCAAAAATTTGAACTTGGTACTTAACGGAGCTTCTTCTTCGGGCTACGGTTACGTGCAGTCTAAGAGCAGTTACTACCGGGAGTCGGCCTCGCTGAAGTCGCGCTTTAAGCTATCCTAA